One Gadus morhua chromosome 1, gadMor3.0, whole genome shotgun sequence DNA segment encodes these proteins:
- the LOC115541409 gene encoding vesicle-associated membrane protein-associated protein B isoform X1, with the protein MARQEQVLVLEPQHELRFRGPFTDVVTATLKLGNPTDRNVCFKVKTTAPRRYCVRPNSGVIDAGDSVNVSVMLQPFDYDPNEKSKHKFMVQSMLAPYDMTDMEGVWKEAKPEELMDSKLRCAFDMPLENDKTHESESLPQSVSSPAPVKTELGAPLPKSATSAALDDGEVKKIMEECKRLQMEVQRLREENKQIREDDVLRKRKVTSVPAPHSSSSSSMATSGMMEEGLSTRLLAFCVLFFVIGVIIGKLAL; encoded by the exons GCCCATTCACAGATGTTGTCACTGCCACTCTGAAGCTGGGCAACCCTACAgacagaaatgtgtgtttcaaagTCAAGACGACCGCGCCACGCCGGTATTGCGTGCGTCCCAACAGCGGTGTCATCGATGCCGGAGACTCTGTCAACGTGTCTG TGATGCTACAGCCCTTCGACTATGACCCCAATGAGAAAAGCAAGCACAAATTCATGGTGCAGTCCATGCTGGCCCCATACGATATGACAGACATGGAGGGAGTG TGGAAAGAGGCGAAACCCGAAGAGCTGATGGACTCCAAGCTGAGGTGTGCGTTTGACATGCCTCTGGAAAACGATAAAACT CATGAGAGTGAAAGCCTCCCACAGTCGGTGTCCTCTCCCGCCCCCGTTAAGACGGAGCTCGGGGCGCCGCTGCCCAAGTCGGCCACCAGCGCGGCGTTGGACGACGGCGAGGTCAAGAAGATCATGGAGGAGTGCAAGAGGCTGCAGATGGAGGTCCAGCGGCTACGGGAAGAGAACAAACAGATCCGG GAGGACGACGTGTTGCGGAAGAGGAAGGTGACGTCAGTGCCGGcgccccactcctcctcctcctcctccatggccACATCCGGCATGATGGAGGAGGGCCTCAGCACACGCCTGCTGGCCTTCTGCGTCCTCTTCTTCGTCATCGGAGTCATCATCGGCAAGCTGGCTCTGTGA
- the LOC115541409 gene encoding vesicle-associated membrane protein-associated protein B isoform X2 translates to MARQEQVLVLEPQHELRFRGPFTDVVTATLKLGNPTDRNVCFKVKTTAPRRYCVRPNSGVIDAGDSVNVSVMLQPFDYDPNEKSKHKFMVQSMLAPYDMTDMEGVWKEAKPEELMDSKLRCAFDMPLENDKTTELGAPLPKSATSAALDDGEVKKIMEECKRLQMEVQRLREENKQIREDDVLRKRKVTSVPAPHSSSSSSMATSGMMEEGLSTRLLAFCVLFFVIGVIIGKLAL, encoded by the exons GCCCATTCACAGATGTTGTCACTGCCACTCTGAAGCTGGGCAACCCTACAgacagaaatgtgtgtttcaaagTCAAGACGACCGCGCCACGCCGGTATTGCGTGCGTCCCAACAGCGGTGTCATCGATGCCGGAGACTCTGTCAACGTGTCTG TGATGCTACAGCCCTTCGACTATGACCCCAATGAGAAAAGCAAGCACAAATTCATGGTGCAGTCCATGCTGGCCCCATACGATATGACAGACATGGAGGGAGTG TGGAAAGAGGCGAAACCCGAAGAGCTGATGGACTCCAAGCTGAGGTGTGCGTTTGACATGCCTCTGGAAAACGATAAAACT ACGGAGCTCGGGGCGCCGCTGCCCAAGTCGGCCACCAGCGCGGCGTTGGACGACGGCGAGGTCAAGAAGATCATGGAGGAGTGCAAGAGGCTGCAGATGGAGGTCCAGCGGCTACGGGAAGAGAACAAACAGATCCGG GAGGACGACGTGTTGCGGAAGAGGAAGGTGACGTCAGTGCCGGcgccccactcctcctcctcctcctccatggccACATCCGGCATGATGGAGGAGGGCCTCAGCACACGCCTGCTGGCCTTCTGCGTCCTCTTCTTCGTCATCGGAGTCATCATCGGCAAGCTGGCTCTGTGA